The proteins below come from a single Zea mays cultivar B73 chromosome 8, Zm-B73-REFERENCE-NAM-5.0, whole genome shotgun sequence genomic window:
- the LOC100283232 gene encoding beta-hydroxyacyl-ACP dehydratase, with amino-acid sequence MDPAAMLRSPCSIVSPGSLLTAPLLPVRLAVQPRRRVPGFIAPSGRPSVARRAAAGDKFEAETPIEKSFPPFPTVMDINQIRDILPHRFPFLLVDRVIDYKPGEYAVAIKNVTINDNFFPGHFPERPIMPGVLMVEAMAQVGGIVMLQPEVGGSRENFFFAGIDKVRFRKPVIAGDTLIMRMTLIKLQKRFGIAKMEGKAYVGADLVCEGEFLMATGSE; translated from the exons ATGGATCCCGCAGCCATGTTGAGATCCCCGTGCTCTATCGTCTCGCCGGGCTCCTTATTAACCGCCCCACTTCTCCCAGTACGCCTCGCCGTCCAGCCACGCCGCCGAGTGCCTGGTTTTATTGCGCCCTCCGGCAGGCCGTCCGTCGCGCGGCGCGCCGCGGCCGGAGACAAGTTCGAGGCCGAGACGCCCATAGAGAAAA GTTTCCCTCCCTTCCCAACTGTCATGGACATCAACCAGATCCGTGACATCCTGCCACATAG GTTCCCGTTTCTTCTGGTTGACAGAGTTATTGATTACAAACCAGGAGAATATGCTGTTGCAATCAAGAATGTGACAATAAATGATAACTTCTTCCCAGGGCATTTCCCTGAACGACCCATAATGCCTGGTGTTCTCATGGTCGAG GCAATGGCCCAGGTCGGAGGAATAGTGATGTTGCAGCCTGAAGTGGGTGGATCTCGAGAGAACTTCTTTTTTGCGGGGATCGATAAAGTGAGGTTCCGGAAGCCCGTGATCGCTGGAGACACCTTGATAATGAGAATGACTCTGATCAAGCTGCAGAAGAGATTCGGAATTGCAAAGATGGAAGGGAAAGCTTACGTTGGCGCCGACCTGGTATGCGAAGGGGAGTTCTTGATGGCTACTGGATCAGAATGA